A genomic region of Methanomassiliicoccus sp. contains the following coding sequences:
- a CDS encoding aspartate kinase yields MIKVMKFGGTSLGGVEAIERTASIISRESAKKVVVVSAMSGVTNSLINGLRERRPISDIIGDLRERYLTCANSILGTDPLDQYGQELNLSLDDLRRAMEARYEFEIDHVLDDTISSWGERLSSLTMAHVLRAREIESVPLSSERAGIVAEGQPGNGSANLKETHRNLQQTVVPLLQQGITPIVTGYYGCDVEGRPLTFGRGGSDYSSSVIAYGIDANCCEIWTDVNGFMTADPRAVPSAKSIEEMDYNEAAELAYFGAKVLHPRTIEPVRRKGIPLVVKNSFDPDARGTIIRGQRINGGVTLRSVAVKSDLSIVKVYSSEIVYQPGLISRLVGVISDAAVNSYAVSTSLSTLAMVIPSTAAEEVKRRIDALNEPQVEKVSVKSKISLICCVGDNLLNTPGVSARVFAKVAEVDANIELISEGASDVALNFMVPSEKAQDVVRAIHNAFIGG; encoded by the coding sequence ATGATCAAGGTCATGAAGTTCGGGGGGACCAGCTTAGGTGGCGTAGAGGCCATCGAGCGGACCGCCTCAATCATCAGCAGGGAGAGCGCTAAGAAGGTCGTGGTGGTCTCGGCCATGTCCGGGGTTACCAATTCTCTGATCAATGGATTGCGTGAACGAAGGCCGATCAGTGACATCATAGGCGACCTCAGGGAGAGGTATCTCACCTGCGCCAATTCCATCTTAGGAACGGATCCATTGGACCAGTACGGACAGGAGCTGAACCTCAGCCTTGATGATCTGCGGCGGGCGATGGAGGCGAGGTATGAGTTCGAGATCGACCATGTCCTCGACGACACCATCTCCTCCTGGGGGGAGCGGTTGTCCTCCTTGACGATGGCCCATGTTCTCCGTGCCCGCGAGATCGAGAGCGTGCCCCTGTCCTCAGAGAGGGCGGGCATTGTGGCCGAAGGTCAGCCAGGGAACGGTTCGGCCAACCTTAAAGAAACGCATAGAAATCTCCAGCAGACGGTCGTACCCTTGCTTCAACAGGGCATCACGCCGATCGTAACAGGATATTACGGTTGTGATGTCGAGGGTCGTCCCCTGACCTTCGGAAGGGGCGGCTCTGACTACTCCAGCAGCGTGATCGCCTACGGCATAGACGCTAATTGCTGCGAGATATGGACCGATGTCAACGGCTTCATGACCGCCGATCCGCGGGCGGTCCCGTCGGCCAAGAGCATCGAGGAGATGGACTATAACGAGGCCGCGGAACTGGCGTACTTCGGCGCCAAGGTGCTGCACCCCCGAACCATCGAGCCCGTTCGGCGCAAGGGGATCCCCCTGGTGGTCAAGAACAGCTTTGACCCCGATGCCCGAGGTACCATCATCCGCGGGCAGAGGATCAACGGTGGGGTCACCTTGAGATCGGTAGCGGTGAAGTCCGATCTGTCCATAGTAAAGGTCTATTCGTCCGAGATCGTGTATCAGCCGGGCCTCATCTCCCGATTGGTGGGGGTCATCTCCGACGCTGCGGTCAACAGCTACGCCGTGTCCACATCCCTCTCCACCCTGGCGATGGTCATACCCAGCACCGCGGCGGAGGAGGTCAAGAGAAGGATCGACGCTTTGAACGAACCCCAGGTGGAGAAGGTCAGTGTGAAGAGCAAGATCTCGCTCATCTGCTGCGTCGGGGACAACCTCCTGAACACGCCGGGGGTGTCGGCGAGGGTGTTCGCGAAAGTGGCCGAGGTGGACGCCAACATCGAGCTCATATCTGAAGGCGCGTCCGACGTGGCCCTTAACTTCATGGTCCCGAGCGAGAAGGCGCAGGACGTCGTCCGCGCCATACATAATGCGTTCATTGGTGGTTGA
- a CDS encoding 4-hydroxy-tetrahydrodipicolinate synthase, whose protein sequence is MFSGCATAIITPMTRTGDIDEDGLRELVRFQEERGIRILVPCGSTGESATLNHEEHLQVIKIVRDEAKKSKVIAGTGSNATSEAIHLSKGAKDLGVDGVLSVSPYYNRPTQAGIIKHFEAIDAAVDVPTIIYNIPSRTGSNITAATMLKLAEIPSMVGVKEASGDINQIARILAGAPKDFTVLSGDDTMVLPAMALGAKGVISVTSNILPEAMLSLVRAILDGNMTEARSINENLLPIFTALFLETNPIPVKTALRLMGRPAGTFRLPLCDMSQKNLEALRSVLAERKLI, encoded by the coding sequence ATGTTCTCTGGATGCGCTACTGCCATCATTACTCCCATGACCCGTACGGGGGACATCGACGAGGATGGCCTTAGGGAGCTGGTCAGATTCCAGGAGGAAAGGGGGATTCGCATCTTAGTGCCCTGCGGCTCCACTGGCGAATCCGCAACGCTCAATCACGAGGAGCACTTGCAGGTCATAAAGATCGTACGGGATGAGGCTAAAAAGTCCAAGGTCATCGCTGGGACAGGTTCCAACGCCACCAGCGAGGCCATACATCTAAGCAAGGGCGCCAAGGACCTGGGGGTGGACGGCGTTCTGTCCGTGTCCCCTTACTACAACAGGCCCACACAGGCAGGGATAATCAAGCACTTCGAGGCCATCGACGCCGCGGTGGACGTTCCTACGATAATATACAACATTCCCTCCCGCACCGGTTCCAATATCACCGCCGCCACCATGCTCAAGCTGGCGGAGATACCCAGTATGGTCGGGGTAAAGGAGGCATCGGGGGACATCAATCAGATCGCGAGGATCCTGGCAGGTGCACCCAAGGACTTTACCGTGCTATCGGGCGATGACACCATGGTATTGCCGGCCATGGCATTGGGGGCCAAGGGAGTCATATCGGTCACCTCCAACATACTGCCTGAGGCCATGCTGTCCCTGGTCCGAGCGATATTGGACGGGAACATGACCGAGGCGAGGAGCATCAACGAAAATCTGCTGCCGATATTCACCGCCCTGTTCCTGGAGACCAACCCCATCCCCGTCAAGACCGCGCTGCGCCTCATGGGAAGGCCCGCGGGAACGTTCCGACTTCCCCTGTGTGATATGAGCCAGAAGAACCTGGAGGCACTGAGGTCGGTGCTCGCAGAACGCAAGCTGATCTAA
- the thiL gene encoding thiamine-phosphate kinase gives MKTLADLGEKEIVTLLLQGVRTTVAVGPGDDAAAIDLGDRYLVVSTDVITRTSHIPDGMTDWQVGWFAAAVNFSDIAAMGARPLGLVMAYTLPRDMPFTRLESISQGVNDCCQAVGADLLGGDTKEGTGIVLAGTALGLVDKDRILLRRGAREGDMIAVTGPLGLSAAGYAAIRNDIDAPLAVKALLEPQPRTAEGMVLSSSGKVTSCMDITDGLAYSIGELSRQSGTGFEVVWESIPVGDGVAEVARKSGVPLEDLVLHFGGDYELLFTFSPQASQPLQNALGGRMHIIGQVKGRENQLIVGEKATPLDTRGYEHFRR, from the coding sequence ATGAAGACCCTAGCAGACCTCGGGGAGAAGGAGATCGTGACCTTGCTGCTCCAAGGGGTCAGGACCACGGTGGCCGTGGGGCCAGGAGATGATGCCGCGGCCATCGACCTGGGGGATCGCTACCTGGTGGTGTCCACCGATGTCATCACCCGCACCTCCCACATCCCCGACGGAATGACCGATTGGCAGGTGGGATGGTTCGCCGCCGCCGTGAACTTCAGCGACATCGCGGCCATGGGCGCACGGCCCTTAGGGCTGGTGATGGCCTACACCCTCCCCCGGGATATGCCGTTCACCAGGCTGGAGAGCATCTCACAGGGGGTCAACGACTGCTGCCAGGCTGTGGGCGCCGACCTCCTGGGCGGCGATACCAAGGAAGGTACGGGAATAGTATTGGCAGGCACCGCACTAGGCCTGGTGGATAAGGATAGGATCTTGCTGCGGAGGGGCGCGAGGGAGGGGGATATGATCGCTGTCACCGGGCCGCTGGGGCTGTCCGCGGCGGGGTATGCCGCCATCAGGAACGACATTGATGCCCCTCTTGCCGTGAAGGCTCTCCTGGAACCTCAGCCCCGGACGGCCGAGGGCATGGTCCTTTCCTCCTCTGGAAAGGTAACCTCGTGCATGGACATCACCGACGGACTGGCCTACTCCATCGGGGAGCTGTCGAGGCAGAGCGGAACGGGTTTCGAGGTTGTCTGGGAGAGCATACCTGTGGGCGATGGGGTCGCGGAGGTGGCCCGGAAGAGCGGCGTCCCGTTGGAGGACCTGGTGCTTCACTTTGGCGGAGATTATGAGCTTCTGTTCACCTTCTCCCCCCAGGCCTCACAACCACTGCAAAATGCGCTGGGAGGACGCATGCATATCATCGGTCAGGTCAAGGGAAGAGAGAACCAACTGATCGTCGGTGAAAAAGCAACGCCCCTGGACACCAGGGGCTACGAGCATTTCAGGAGGTGA
- a CDS encoding methylated-DNA--[protein]-cysteine S-methyltransferase → MTGTRAPPARKEPDLISLVYELTSQIPKGMVSTYGDIAAAMGDPVAARMVGEVLSKNPTPIVVPCHRVVYSTGRAGWYGGHGKGAAEKERLLGDEGVKVVEGTVHDLKTIRFTGFRSRPVLRELHEEQTRLGTMVVEKDEGERPHLVAGLDVSYDGPNAYGAIVICDLNSGKLVEERTEHTTVRFPYIPTYLAYRELPVLRPLIDRREGIVYLVDGHGVLHPRGAGIASQLGLMLEVPTIGAAKRHLVGKVGEARDGKASIFLDGELKGYRLGTGKRSTYVSVGHRVSLATAVAVCEPLIRNGIPSPLRRAHELANEFRRSHR, encoded by the coding sequence ATGACCGGAACGCGAGCCCCTCCTGCAAGGAAAGAACCTGACCTCATCTCATTGGTCTATGAGCTGACGAGCCAGATACCTAAGGGTATGGTGTCCACCTATGGCGACATCGCTGCTGCCATGGGAGATCCCGTGGCCGCCAGGATGGTCGGTGAGGTGTTGTCGAAGAATCCTACTCCCATAGTCGTCCCCTGCCACCGGGTCGTATACTCCACGGGAAGGGCTGGATGGTATGGAGGTCATGGTAAAGGGGCAGCGGAGAAGGAAAGATTGCTGGGGGATGAGGGAGTAAAGGTGGTCGAGGGCACGGTCCATGACCTGAAGACCATAAGGTTTACCGGCTTCCGTTCACGACCGGTCCTCAGGGAACTGCATGAGGAGCAGACCCGGCTCGGTACCATGGTGGTGGAGAAGGACGAAGGCGAGAGGCCACACCTGGTCGCGGGCCTTGATGTCTCGTACGATGGTCCTAACGCGTACGGGGCCATAGTGATATGCGATCTCAACTCGGGGAAGTTGGTGGAGGAGAGGACGGAGCACACCACCGTGAGGTTTCCGTACATACCCACGTACCTGGCCTACCGGGAGCTTCCGGTCCTGCGGCCGCTGATCGATCGTCGTGAGGGTATCGTGTACCTCGTGGACGGGCATGGAGTACTTCACCCGCGGGGGGCGGGGATCGCTTCTCAGCTAGGTCTGATGCTAGAGGTGCCTACAATAGGCGCGGCCAAGAGGCATCTCGTTGGAAAGGTAGGTGAGGCCCGGGATGGGAAGGCGTCGATCTTCCTTGACGGTGAGCTGAAGGGATACCGTCTAGGCACGGGGAAGAGGTCCACCTATGTATCAGTGGGTCACCGAGTGTCCCTGGCCACGGCCGTGGCGGTATGCGAACCTCTGATCAGGAACGGCATCCCTTCTCCTCTTCGACGAGCGCACGAGCTCGCTAACGAGTTCAGGAGATCGCACCGATGA
- a CDS encoding 4-hydroxy-tetrahydrodipicolinate reductase: MISVVVGGATGKLGSLVCSLIKMRDDMRLVGGLVSAGSESAGREIAPGVQAREMGSRDEVLSNADVYVDLTSPTAIGMNLPSIMRPGLNYVIGTTGIPAEVMAELRSHVQKHGSSAVVAPNFSVGVNVFFKTCDMLARSLKDYDVEIVEVHHSQKKDAPSGTARRAADIICEATDVGQIIYGREGMVGARGREIGIHSVRAGDVVGEHTVIFAGKKERIELTHRAHSREAFAEGCLLAVRWVAGRKDGMVHSMEEVLGL, translated from the coding sequence TTGATCAGTGTAGTCGTGGGAGGGGCCACGGGCAAGCTGGGAAGCTTGGTGTGCTCCCTCATAAAAATGCGGGACGATATGCGCCTGGTGGGCGGCCTGGTATCTGCAGGCAGCGAAAGTGCTGGGCGAGAGATAGCTCCAGGGGTGCAAGCTAGGGAGATGGGGAGCCGGGATGAGGTGCTCTCGAACGCGGACGTATATGTCGATCTCACCTCTCCCACGGCCATCGGTATGAACCTGCCGTCCATAATGCGTCCTGGTCTGAACTACGTCATCGGAACGACGGGCATACCTGCCGAGGTCATGGCCGAACTGCGTTCCCATGTTCAGAAGCATGGCTCCTCGGCCGTGGTGGCCCCAAATTTCTCAGTGGGCGTGAACGTCTTCTTCAAGACATGCGACATGCTGGCCCGCTCACTCAAGGACTATGATGTGGAGATCGTAGAGGTACATCACTCCCAAAAGAAGGACGCCCCCTCGGGTACAGCGCGCCGGGCCGCGGATATAATCTGTGAGGCCACTGACGTAGGGCAGATCATCTACGGAAGAGAGGGCATGGTCGGAGCGAGGGGAAGGGAGATCGGCATCCATTCAGTGAGAGCGGGGGATGTCGTTGGTGAGCACACTGTCATATTTGCTGGAAAGAAGGAAAGGATCGAGCTGACCCACCGGGCCCACTCCCGGGAGGCGTTCGCCGAAGGTTGCTTGTTGGCCGTTCGTTGGGTGGCCGGAAGGAAAGATGGGATGGTCCATTCTATGGAAGAGGTGTTGGGTCTATGA
- the amrS gene encoding AmmeMemoRadiSam system radical SAM enzyme, which translates to MQEARFWTGEGERVRCHLCPHSCLIASRKRGICGVRENREGTLYSINYGKVSSMNVDPIEKKPLYHFHPGEAIFSLGSFGCNLRCLNCQNYLISQAAMGDLPLRDMAPQEVSEMAMAQGCRGVAFTYNEPTIWHEFTYDAMKVARDRGLFTVYVTNGFIQEAPLRELSEQLGAMNIDVKGFTGRFYSEVCRASLEPVLHTVALAHELGIHVELTYLIIPGENDGREEISEFSAWVANIDPDIPVHFTRFHPDYQMSDRAPTPRSTMEIAREMGVKAGLNFVYLGNINIPGGGDTTCPQCHTKVVERRGYQVLLLNVREGRCTVCGRDLNMVCSKKER; encoded by the coding sequence ATGCAGGAAGCGAGATTCTGGACCGGAGAAGGGGAGAGGGTGCGCTGCCACCTGTGCCCGCATTCCTGTCTCATCGCGTCGAGGAAGAGGGGGATATGTGGAGTACGCGAGAACCGCGAAGGCACCCTGTACAGTATAAACTACGGTAAGGTATCCTCCATGAACGTCGATCCCATTGAGAAGAAGCCCTTGTACCACTTTCATCCTGGTGAAGCCATTTTCTCCCTGGGGAGCTTTGGATGCAATCTTAGGTGCTTGAACTGCCAAAACTACCTCATCTCCCAGGCTGCGATGGGGGACCTGCCCCTGAGAGATATGGCACCCCAAGAGGTGAGCGAGATGGCCATGGCCCAAGGTTGTCGCGGAGTGGCCTTCACTTATAACGAACCCACCATCTGGCATGAGTTCACCTATGATGCCATGAAGGTCGCCAGGGACAGGGGATTGTTCACAGTATATGTTACCAACGGTTTCATCCAAGAGGCTCCCCTCCGGGAGCTGTCTGAACAACTTGGCGCGATGAACATCGATGTCAAGGGGTTCACCGGCAGGTTCTACTCCGAGGTCTGTCGGGCCTCCCTGGAGCCGGTTTTGCACACCGTGGCTCTGGCCCATGAGCTGGGTATCCATGTGGAGCTCACATACCTCATCATCCCGGGAGAGAACGATGGTCGCGAAGAAATATCCGAGTTCTCTGCTTGGGTAGCGAACATCGACCCCGACATTCCTGTGCACTTTACGAGATTCCATCCTGATTACCAGATGTCCGACCGGGCTCCCACACCACGGTCCACGATGGAGATCGCCAGAGAGATGGGGGTCAAGGCGGGGCTGAACTTCGTTTACCTCGGGAACATCAACATCCCTGGAGGAGGGGATACCACATGTCCTCAGTGTCATACGAAGGTCGTGGAAAGGCGTGGTTACCAGGTCCTGCTATTGAATGTTCGTGAGGGGCGGTGCACGGTGTGCGGCCGGGACCTTAACATGGTCTGCTCGAAGAAGGAACGGTGA
- a CDS encoding Lrp/AsnC family transcriptional regulator, translating into MIDYLDEKIIEILKKDSRRPFVDIANQLKVSEGTIRSRVRKLVDDNVIQCFTIKTSSKNVKAIIEIKINVNVNTSDVSGKISKFEGVSEVFEVTGEEDVVAIIDVTSSPQLNEIIERIRRFDNVQSTRTRLILKEHFGGA; encoded by the coding sequence GTGATAGATTACCTGGACGAGAAGATCATCGAGATCCTCAAGAAGGACTCCCGGCGACCCTTCGTGGACATCGCCAACCAGCTGAAGGTATCAGAGGGGACCATCCGAAGCAGGGTCCGTAAATTGGTGGATGACAATGTCATCCAGTGCTTCACCATCAAGACCAGCAGCAAGAACGTCAAGGCTATAATCGAAATAAAGATCAATGTGAACGTAAACACGTCCGACGTCTCCGGTAAGATCTCCAAGTTCGAGGGCGTCTCCGAGGTCTTCGAGGTCACGGGCGAGGAGGATGTGGTCGCCATCATCGATGTCACCTCCTCACCTCAGCTTAACGAGATCATAGAGAGGATCAGAAGGTTCGACAACGTCCAATCCACCCGGACCCGGCTGATCCTCAAAGAGCATTTCGGGGGCGCATGA
- a CDS encoding 2-dehydropantoate 2-reductase: MRIAVFGAGALGSLYGGLLSEDHDVTLVGRQEHIDAVNTNGLQIGGMLEGVHHPKATTVAEGLGIQDMVLVTVKAYDTRVAVREVETMVGKETAVVSLQNGLGNSETLGRAFGSRVIMGVPFMGVTFSRPGYICLAGLGETVLGSPSGQHGLAIRVGETLSSVGLPTRVSANIGPEIWMKAIINASINPITALVRKENGCISQQRELQELSRAACQECAKAAEANGIALGRGDLFEKVLEVARMTARNRSSMLQDVERGKRTEIDSINGALAEAGECYGVSMPVNRALWSLVRSL, translated from the coding sequence ATGAGGATCGCGGTGTTCGGGGCGGGAGCGTTGGGAAGCCTCTACGGAGGGCTCCTGTCAGAGGACCATGATGTCACATTGGTGGGACGCCAGGAGCACATCGACGCCGTGAACACGAACGGGCTTCAAATCGGCGGGATGTTGGAAGGGGTCCACCACCCCAAGGCTACGACCGTCGCTGAGGGCCTGGGCATACAGGACATGGTGCTGGTGACGGTCAAGGCCTACGATACTCGCGTGGCAGTTCGAGAGGTGGAGACCATGGTGGGCAAGGAGACGGCCGTGGTCTCGTTGCAGAACGGTCTTGGAAACTCTGAGACCTTGGGAAGAGCTTTCGGCTCGCGGGTCATCATGGGGGTCCCCTTTATGGGGGTCACCTTCTCCCGACCTGGATACATATGCCTGGCCGGCCTGGGGGAGACCGTATTGGGATCGCCCTCGGGGCAGCATGGCCTGGCGATCAGGGTGGGCGAGACGCTGTCGTCCGTGGGGCTGCCCACGCGGGTCTCCGCGAACATCGGCCCTGAGATCTGGATGAAGGCCATAATCAACGCGTCCATCAATCCCATAACCGCTCTGGTAAGGAAGGAGAACGGATGCATCAGCCAGCAGAGGGAGCTGCAGGAGCTGAGCAGGGCGGCATGCCAGGAGTGTGCTAAGGCCGCAGAGGCCAACGGGATCGCGCTGGGACGGGGAGACCTTTTCGAGAAGGTCTTGGAGGTCGCGAGGATGACCGCCCGTAACCGCTCCAGCATGCTTCAGGACGTGGAACGGGGGAAGAGGACCGAGATCGACTCCATAAACGGGGCCCTGGCCGAAGCGGGCGAATGCTATGGTGTGAGCATGCCTGTCAACCGTGCCTTGTGGTCCCTGGTCCGATCGCTTTAG
- a CDS encoding mechanosensitive ion channel family protein encodes MRWSFAISSVLLILTIALLSPTVSGDGINVLEVQEGYEKIDEATESITFTWVAYNNDTSPYLLEVVGTLGPNDEGRLPSNVDLGIGQDYSAFEPGTSREIVIVLSSTQAVESMDFPIHVNMTFTKMSDPDQVYLVTKSAMVHVEALFESTGNKIFGIWDNNFPSPFNTLIWSFIFTVIFWLAIAAFIYFIVDPFIHMLTRKTKTDLDDRILEVTRVPIFLLIVIFGLVDSLSIIDIPQEWHVNIILLYQILLILVLAYVAYLIFDRVIIHYAQKWSKVTDTEVDDVLVPLFHKAGLILIPTFALGAVLSLFGIDLTLLVAGFGVIGIVIAFAVQETLSNVFAGMQLLLDRPFNVGDLVEIDTGEICEVKKIGLRSTTMYNTADHEIIVVPNNDVVNKKVINYSRPDMHRSMSAEVGVAYGTDLNKVKEVLLKIASDHPDIIRQDGQMPYVRLAKFGDSSVDFKLWYWVEIKKMWRVASEVRQAIYDRFMAEGIEIPFPQNVVTLKSDRKGP; translated from the coding sequence ATGAGATGGAGCTTTGCGATATCTTCCGTCCTGCTGATCCTGACCATCGCCCTACTTTCCCCAACGGTAAGTGGGGATGGTATCAATGTCCTGGAGGTACAGGAAGGCTATGAGAAGATCGATGAGGCAACCGAGTCCATTACCTTCACCTGGGTAGCGTACAACAATGATACCTCACCTTACCTCCTGGAGGTTGTGGGGACCTTAGGTCCGAACGATGAGGGCAGGCTGCCCTCAAACGTAGACCTGGGGATCGGCCAAGATTATTCTGCTTTCGAGCCTGGGACCAGCCGGGAGATAGTCATTGTGTTGTCCTCCACTCAGGCAGTGGAGTCTATGGACTTTCCTATCCATGTCAACATGACCTTCACCAAGATGAGCGACCCTGATCAGGTGTACTTGGTGACCAAGTCGGCGATGGTCCATGTGGAAGCGCTCTTCGAGTCCACAGGGAACAAGATCTTTGGGATCTGGGACAACAATTTCCCCTCCCCCTTCAACACCTTGATATGGTCCTTCATATTCACGGTCATATTCTGGCTGGCAATAGCCGCCTTCATCTACTTCATCGTGGACCCCTTCATCCACATGCTGACAAGAAAGACCAAGACCGATCTGGACGATCGCATTCTGGAGGTCACCCGGGTACCGATATTCCTACTGATCGTGATCTTTGGCCTGGTGGACTCCCTATCCATAATAGACATACCTCAGGAGTGGCATGTCAACATAATCCTGCTGTACCAGATCCTTCTCATCCTGGTCTTAGCCTATGTGGCCTATCTCATCTTCGACAGGGTGATAATCCATTATGCTCAGAAGTGGTCCAAGGTGACCGATACCGAGGTCGATGATGTTCTGGTACCCCTTTTTCACAAGGCTGGCCTCATCCTCATACCCACGTTCGCCCTGGGAGCGGTGCTTAGCCTCTTCGGGATCGACCTCACCCTTCTGGTCGCTGGCTTTGGGGTCATAGGAATAGTCATCGCCTTTGCCGTGCAGGAGACCCTGAGCAACGTGTTCGCAGGTATGCAGCTACTTCTGGACCGTCCCTTCAATGTGGGGGACCTCGTAGAGATCGATACCGGGGAGATCTGCGAGGTAAAGAAGATAGGTCTGCGGTCCACCACCATGTACAACACCGCGGACCATGAGATCATCGTGGTTCCCAACAACGATGTTGTCAACAAGAAGGTGATAAACTACTCCCGGCCGGACATGCACCGCTCCATGAGCGCGGAGGTGGGCGTGGCCTACGGTACCGACCTGAACAAAGTGAAGGAGGTCCTACTGAAGATCGCCTCCGACCATCCTGATATCATAAGGCAGGATGGGCAGATGCCGTATGTCCGCTTGGCCAAGTTCGGAGATTCCTCCGTAGACTTCAAGCTGTGGTACTGGGTGGAGATAAAGAAGATGTGGCGGGTGGCATCAGAGGTGCGCCAAGCCATATACGACCGCTTCATGGCCGAGGGCATCGAGATCCCCTTCCCCCAGAACGTGGTGACGTTGAAGAGCGATAGAAAAGGACCCTAG
- a CDS encoding nitroreductase yields MDVTTAIRTRRSVRRYKRKDIPDNVLKEVLEAARLAPSAANRQAWELIVVKDPVLKAGLVPICKNQKFVEECSVFLVAVEDPQQKWSRVDVTIMMDHITLAAHEKGLGTCWIGAFDKEKVGEVLGVPGNRTVTVCLTLGYPDESPEARPRKSMDELVFENRYGAH; encoded by the coding sequence ATGGATGTGACCACGGCCATTCGGACACGCAGGAGCGTTCGCAGGTATAAGAGGAAGGATATCCCGGACAATGTTCTCAAGGAAGTATTGGAAGCGGCACGCTTGGCGCCCTCAGCGGCCAATAGGCAGGCATGGGAGCTCATTGTGGTCAAGGACCCCGTACTTAAGGCAGGGCTTGTCCCCATCTGCAAGAACCAGAAGTTCGTGGAGGAGTGCTCGGTATTTTTGGTAGCCGTGGAGGACCCTCAGCAGAAGTGGAGCCGCGTGGACGTGACCATCATGATGGACCACATCACCCTGGCCGCTCACGAGAAGGGGCTGGGTACGTGCTGGATCGGTGCGTTCGACAAGGAAAAGGTGGGAGAGGTCCTGGGTGTGCCGGGGAACCGCACGGTAACCGTTTGCCTTACCTTGGGCTACCCTGACGAATCACCGGAGGCCCGCCCACGGAAATCTATGGATGAGCTTGTCTTCGAAAACAGATATGGCGCCCACTAG
- a CDS encoding orotate phosphoribosyltransferase-like protein, translated as MVDVKELTKRARVLNEKGLSDREVADELHLSVDTVRYLVEQGEDGGLPPSDVKIGWRSLGVSGTRMALMSDILADIIEEELDKQKLEVDTVLGIALNGVPFATYISENLGLDLAVYKPPAKRGETGGAISANYASIGGKRTVIIDDVITTGATAEEAIKDVREAGGEPVLIVVIVNKSSLNEIGGVPLRGLIRARSMGGTILGGGPLHSFPYH; from the coding sequence ATGGTGGACGTCAAAGAGCTGACCAAGAGGGCACGGGTGCTGAACGAAAAGGGGCTAAGCGACAGAGAGGTGGCAGACGAGCTCCATCTGTCAGTAGACACCGTCCGCTATCTGGTGGAACAAGGCGAGGATGGCGGTCTCCCTCCCAGCGATGTTAAGATCGGGTGGAGGAGCCTGGGGGTCAGCGGCACCCGCATGGCGTTGATGAGCGATATCCTTGCAGACATCATCGAGGAGGAACTGGACAAGCAGAAGTTGGAAGTGGATACGGTCCTGGGGATCGCCCTCAACGGTGTCCCCTTCGCGACGTATATATCGGAGAACCTCGGCCTGGACCTTGCAGTGTACAAGCCCCCCGCGAAGAGGGGAGAAACGGGGGGCGCCATCTCTGCCAACTATGCGTCCATAGGTGGCAAGAGAACGGTCATCATCGACGACGTCATAACCACGGGCGCCACCGCGGAAGAGGCCATTAAGGACGTTCGGGAGGCCGGGGGCGAGCCCGTTCTGATAGTGGTCATCGTGAACAAGAGCAGCCTCAATGAGATCGGAGGGGTGCCCCTTCGTGGCCTGATCAGGGCACGATCGATGGGGGGGACCATCCTAGGAGGAGGTCCCCTGCACTCCTTCCCCTATCACTGA